The Malus sylvestris chromosome 12, drMalSylv7.2, whole genome shotgun sequence genome contains a region encoding:
- the LOC126591995 gene encoding uncharacterized protein LOC126591995: protein MSESSGSLLESGTRETLDDLPNRQTLAIASSSSMALGEGVVFYAIPIVRSEFTADHLKNNLLDNEKQVEALRQSCNIPRSVGIRLVHDEEWPSEPPQGHVMFYTQILLTLGVRLPLHPWLQKMLSLIGYAPGQLNLGFWDTLIGFYIIWMECGLCEPSFHQWRYCYKMRPTKSCTGYVEYACRSERERIVYGKKKAYYTWKNRWCFLYNDWEYDKGVTPERRVLTHFQTVGCNVSTVRTICYLLWSFLASNTLLHVVTRGTIKLFGQELSDIEKVLRVPKEDRHLSKLQPLFRWYGFQPLVSESQGRSMEKVSKKTGTSTHKRKAPVLVPSEDILPHKKIHKFRGEPSVRPKSQDGVLKGPAFRKTGVEAVENAAAVVAGEGSRLLPPPLTMEHTVQESDPGSRHEGKGKERAGSVPWKDLRVATRPKDFGDINNCLAGRRFAFDELGEPLAKDESDCDRMLKLSSYVSVTLSFPYFFLFIVII, encoded by the exons atgtcggagtcttcagggtctttgttagagtccggtactagagaaacattggatgatcttcccaaccgtcaaactttagctattgctagttcttcctccatggcgttgggtgagggggttgttttttatgccatacccatagttcgctctgagttcacagcagaccatctaaagaataacttgttagataatgagaagcaggttgaggcgctaaggcagtcatgtaatatccctcgtagtgtagggatacgtttggtacatgatgaagaatggccttctgagcctccccagggtcatgttatgttctacacccagatattactgactttaggggtgagactacctttacatccgtggttgcaaaagatgttatctttgatcggatatgcacctgggcaactcaatcttggtttctgggatactttgattggcttttatatcatttggatggagtgtgggttgtgtgagccttccttccatcagtggcgttaCTGTTACAAGATGCGCCCAACAAAATCATGCACTGGTTATGTCGAGTatgcatgtcggagtgagagagagcgtattgtgtatggtaagaaaaaggcatactacacatggaaaaaccgttggtgctttctgtataatgattgggagtatgataagggtgtcacgcctgagcgacgtgtgcttactcacttccagactgtaggttgtaacgtatcaaccgttcgtactatttgctatttgttgtggtcttttcttgcttctaacactttgcttcatgtagtgacgcggggcaccatcaaactgtttgggcaggagctatctgacatagagaaggtgttgagggtgcccaaagaggatagacacttaAGCAAGCTACAACCCTTATTTCGTTGGTACGGTTTCCAACCCTTAGTTTCCGAGAGCCAAGGACgatcga tggagaaggtaagcaagaaaacagggactagcacccataaaaggaaagcaccagtgttagttccttcggaagacatcctaccgcataagaaaattcataagttccgAGGGGAACCATCCGTTAGACCTAAGTCCCAAGATGGGGTCCTTAAGGGGCCTGCCTTTAGGAAGACTGGAGTCGAGGCCGTTGAAAATGCTGCTGCCGTAGTTGCAGGAGAAGGGAGCCGACTGTTGCCTCCTCCTCTTACTATGGAGCACACTGTCCAGGAAAGTGATCCTGGTTCCCGCCATGAggggaaaggcaaggaaagagctggcagtgtcccgtggaaggacttgagggttgccacgcggccaaaggattttggggatatcaacaattgcttggcagggcgtcgattcgccttcgatgagctcggagagcccttagctaaggatgaatcggattgcgaccggatgttgaagctgtcttcatatgtgagtgttactttgtcatttccttactttttcctctttattgtcattatttag